In the Qipengyuania pelagi genome, one interval contains:
- a CDS encoding glycosyltransferase family 4 protein — protein MHIGYLVHNLNDPAVERRCAMLERGGARVKLAGFCRDARLSDAIAQRRPFLLGRTQDSAMVQRILGTLRATAFHGDLAHYLGECDALVARNLEQLGVARAVVGDRPLVYECLDIHYTLVGHGPLAKLVRAVEARLLPRVDLLWTSSTAFVDNHFAHTALDCPIELVENKLLVDSVEDFPAIPQPDPHGRICIGWFGMLRCRKTLAVLTDLAAAMPDRLEVLIAGKPSPAEFTDFEGQVARADGVTYHGPYRYGDLPDLYGRCHFAWTIDWFEEGLNSSWLLPNRIYESHAHGSVPIALADIAVGRWLRRHDAGMVIADPDEIAARLASLTPQDIAAHQARVRAIPRRAVLADDRDCRDLVDTIKALVPA, from the coding sequence ATGCATATCGGCTATCTCGTCCACAATCTGAACGACCCTGCCGTGGAACGGCGCTGCGCCATGCTGGAGCGTGGCGGCGCAAGGGTGAAGCTGGCCGGATTCTGCCGGGATGCGCGATTGTCCGACGCGATCGCGCAGAGGCGCCCGTTCCTGCTGGGCCGGACGCAGGATTCCGCCATGGTCCAGCGTATTCTGGGCACTCTGCGCGCGACCGCGTTCCATGGCGATCTCGCGCACTATCTCGGCGAATGCGATGCTCTGGTGGCCCGCAATCTCGAACAATTGGGTGTGGCACGCGCAGTGGTGGGCGATCGGCCGCTGGTCTATGAATGCCTCGACATCCACTACACGCTGGTGGGCCACGGACCGCTTGCGAAACTGGTGCGCGCCGTCGAAGCTCGCCTCCTGCCCCGCGTCGACCTGCTCTGGACCTCCTCGACGGCCTTCGTCGACAACCATTTCGCCCACACCGCGCTCGATTGCCCGATCGAACTGGTGGAGAACAAGCTGCTGGTCGACAGCGTGGAGGATTTTCCCGCCATCCCGCAGCCCGATCCCCACGGCAGGATCTGCATCGGTTGGTTCGGAATGCTGCGATGCCGCAAGACCCTCGCCGTGCTGACGGACCTCGCCGCCGCCATGCCCGATCGGCTCGAAGTGCTGATCGCCGGAAAACCGTCGCCGGCGGAGTTCACCGATTTCGAAGGGCAGGTCGCCCGCGCGGACGGCGTCACCTATCACGGCCCCTATCGGTATGGCGATCTGCCGGACCTTTATGGCCGCTGCCATTTCGCCTGGACGATCGACTGGTTCGAGGAAGGTTTGAACAGCAGCTGGCTGCTCCCCAATCGCATCTACGAATCGCACGCGCATGGCAGCGTGCCGATCGCGCTGGCCGATATCGCTGTCGGGCGCTGGTTGCGCCGCCACGACGCCGGAATGGTGATCGCCGACCCGGACGAGATCGCCGCAAGACTCGCCAGCCTGACCCCCCAGGACATCGCCGCACACCAGGCGCGGGTGCGCGCAATTCCCCGCCGCGCGGTGCTGGCGGACGATCGGGACTGCCGCGACCTCGTGGACACTATCAAGGCACTGGTCCCCGCATGA
- a CDS encoding glycosyltransferase family 2 protein has product MSLLAVIPCLNEEAHLPQLLAQMLGDPAIDLLVVADGGSTDRSRQIVSEYTETGRVVLLDNPARIQSAGVNLAVREYGEGHDWLLRIDAHCLYPDDYASLLLDAARAHDASAVVVPMETVGRQGFQKAAAAAQNSVLGTGGSAHRHLGAGRFVEHGHHALMTIDLFRRIGGYCEAMPCNEDAELDHRQIAAGGRIWLEPAAALTYFPRNSVSALWRQYRRYGQGRARNLRRHRMTPRLRQLVPLAVPAALALLPFALIHPIFALPALAWAVLCLGFGFLVGLRAGGGFALLAGVAAMTMQVSWAVGFLIEWIGNPRSAAPRYGLANTAAP; this is encoded by the coding sequence ATGAGCCTGCTCGCTGTCATCCCCTGCCTCAACGAAGAGGCGCATCTGCCGCAGCTCCTCGCGCAGATGCTCGGCGATCCTGCCATCGACCTGCTCGTCGTGGCGGATGGAGGCAGCACGGATCGAAGCCGCCAGATCGTGTCCGAATACACAGAGACCGGACGTGTCGTCCTGCTCGACAATCCGGCCCGCATCCAGAGCGCGGGCGTCAATCTGGCAGTGCGCGAATATGGCGAAGGGCATGACTGGCTGCTGCGGATCGACGCGCATTGCCTCTACCCGGACGATTACGCGTCCCTGCTGCTCGATGCGGCGCGGGCGCATGATGCCTCCGCCGTGGTCGTCCCGATGGAAACGGTCGGGCGGCAGGGGTTTCAGAAAGCCGCCGCCGCCGCGCAGAACAGTGTCCTCGGCACGGGCGGCTCCGCGCACCGGCATCTGGGCGCGGGGCGTTTCGTGGAACACGGCCATCACGCGCTGATGACGATCGACCTCTTCCGGCGCATCGGCGGATATTGCGAGGCGATGCCCTGCAACGAGGATGCCGAGCTCGACCATCGCCAGATCGCGGCGGGCGGGCGCATCTGGCTCGAACCAGCGGCGGCGCTCACCTATTTCCCGCGGAACAGCGTTTCCGCCCTGTGGAGGCAGTATCGCCGGTACGGGCAGGGCCGCGCGCGCAATCTGCGGCGGCACCGCATGACGCCGCGCCTGCGCCAGCTCGTGCCGCTCGCCGTGCCCGCCGCGCTCGCTTTGCTGCCGTTTGCGCTCATCCATCCGATCTTCGCCCTGCCTGCGCTGGCCTGGGCGGTGCTGTGCCTCGGTTTCGGATTCCTCGTCGGTTTGCGGGCCGGAGGAGGCTTCGCGCTCCTCGCCGGGGTGGCGGCGATGACGATGCAAGTGAGTTGGGCGGTCGGGTTCCTGATCGAGTGGATCGGCAATCCGCGCTCGGCCGCGCCGCGTTACGGTCTGGCCAACACCGCCGCCCCCTGA
- a CDS encoding family 16 glycosylhydrolase gives MRRSLVAVMAASVTVSGCGADGSKPAPQVSLAQPVAVAPAPAPTPTPTPSPTPTATTPPDSVTTAGVKQGLPPLDLSEMRLWNYAAKWHASQWNNDFGAHPWRFDHVRPRKNGNVDFVLDSIAAPELIGQQSNGFYDSGLWEADVTIPELREGMVVAPLWLYNNNTREEFDFEFAGTRGLDVTIHAYPGGQHKTFTKRVSTGEGWAGRRARFGIRVDQKAGWTEMLINGKIVHRFTREDLGYFATDKFKPIFSVWATRPGHASLEAWTGRWMGLEPGQEVTMTVHGYRYTPL, from the coding sequence ATGCGTCGTTCCCTCGTGGCTGTCATGGCCGCTTCCGTTACAGTGTCAGGATGCGGGGCCGACGGTTCCAAACCCGCGCCGCAAGTCTCTTTGGCCCAGCCCGTTGCCGTCGCTCCCGCCCCGGCGCCCACTCCGACCCCGACGCCCTCACCCACCCCGACCGCGACAACGCCGCCGGACAGCGTGACGACGGCGGGGGTCAAGCAGGGCCTCCCCCCGCTCGACCTGTCCGAGATGCGCCTGTGGAATTATGCGGCCAAATGGCACGCCTCACAGTGGAACAACGATTTCGGTGCCCATCCCTGGCGGTTCGATCATGTGCGCCCGCGCAAGAACGGCAATGTCGATTTCGTCCTCGATTCGATCGCTGCGCCCGAACTTATCGGCCAGCAATCCAATGGGTTTTACGATAGCGGCTTGTGGGAGGCCGACGTCACCATTCCCGAACTGCGCGAAGGCATGGTGGTCGCGCCGCTCTGGCTCTACAATAACAACACGCGCGAGGAATTCGATTTCGAATTCGCCGGAACGCGCGGGCTGGATGTGACGATCCACGCCTATCCGGGCGGCCAGCACAAGACGTTCACCAAACGAGTCTCTACCGGCGAAGGCTGGGCGGGCCGCCGCGCCCGCTTCGGGATCCGAGTGGACCAGAAGGCGGGTTGGACGGAAATGCTGATCAACGGCAAGATCGTGCACCGGTTCACGCGCGAGGATCTCGGCTATTTCGCGACCGACAAGTTCAAGCCGATATTCTCGGTCTGGGCGACGCGGCCGGGGCACGCCAGCCTGGAAGCCTGGACCGGGCGCTGGATGGGCCTCGAGCCCGGCCAGGAGGTCACGATGACGGTGCACGGTTACAGATACACGCCTCTTTAG
- a CDS encoding SGNH/GDSL hydrolase family protein, which produces MEFSLGLHLAHRHGAVLPVLPPVAVAAPTAPGYLADAIAPYAAYGALRVVSGYSGPLFTLRRADGATMDVAPQAGGDYPDYAAIDAWAGSAIPTIATLHDQSGKGRHLLQANVANQPGFDTGQRFGNACPILFDGYSRSASPQNPNRERFLEANGLSFSRANMTAFVAAQSQVSFNTSTPFAFENNAGGDNVGLDAPSVSAVNTLGSNINGQARGVDSSPDTMGFALSASNRLYFSQGAVLNQSASNAATTATRLRVGRNGAGKPAMMALFGFALYDTALSQTTGATVRDSLNTAIGKPSAFDYHVLFIGDSITEGTGSRNLLNTARSMRLNTRALMTNAGIHGQVLADDYTNRAGRFSSQFRANIPNVAFISGGTNDLAGGTAGAALYSNTTSPLVAYLKSLGFKVVVATILPRTGGSWDAAAEARRVEYNDAVRGNAAMADAVLDLTANPTMGNGNESDTTLYPDGLHPSSLGYAYLAGAPGGIYADPQTYYAKLRDILGTTSLGAAYSP; this is translated from the coding sequence ATGGAGTTCTCGCTCGGCCTTCACCTCGCGCACCGCCATGGCGCGGTCCTGCCGGTGCTGCCGCCCGTAGCCGTGGCCGCACCCACGGCGCCCGGCTATCTCGCCGACGCGATCGCGCCCTATGCCGCCTATGGCGCGCTGCGTGTCGTGTCGGGATATTCCGGCCCGCTGTTCACGCTCCGCCGCGCGGACGGTGCGACGATGGACGTGGCGCCGCAGGCAGGCGGCGACTACCCGGATTACGCCGCGATCGACGCATGGGCGGGGTCGGCCATCCCGACGATCGCCACGTTGCACGATCAGTCGGGCAAGGGGCGGCATTTGCTACAGGCGAATGTCGCCAACCAGCCCGGTTTCGACACCGGCCAGCGGTTCGGGAATGCCTGCCCGATCCTGTTCGACGGCTACAGCCGCAGCGCATCGCCCCAGAACCCGAATCGCGAGCGGTTTCTCGAAGCGAACGGGCTGTCCTTCAGCCGCGCGAACATGACGGCTTTCGTCGCGGCTCAATCGCAAGTCTCGTTCAATACCTCGACGCCGTTTGCCTTCGAGAACAACGCTGGTGGCGACAATGTGGGGCTGGACGCGCCGAGCGTTTCGGCAGTCAATACGCTCGGCTCCAACATCAACGGCCAGGCGAGAGGGGTGGATTCCAGCCCCGACACGATGGGCTTTGCGCTTTCGGCGTCCAACCGCCTGTATTTTTCGCAAGGCGCGGTGCTGAACCAGTCCGCCAGCAATGCCGCGACGACCGCCACGCGGTTGCGAGTTGGACGCAATGGGGCCGGTAAACCGGCCATGATGGCCCTGTTCGGCTTCGCCCTGTACGACACGGCCCTTTCCCAAACGACAGGCGCGACGGTCCGGGACAGCCTCAACACGGCGATCGGAAAGCCGAGCGCCTTCGATTACCATGTCCTCTTTATCGGCGACAGCATCACCGAGGGGACAGGATCGCGCAATTTGCTCAACACCGCCCGTTCCATGCGCCTCAACACCAGGGCCCTGATGACCAATGCGGGTATTCATGGGCAGGTGCTGGCAGACGATTACACCAATCGGGCGGGCCGTTTCAGCAGTCAATTTCGGGCGAATATTCCGAACGTCGCCTTTATCTCGGGCGGCACCAACGACCTCGCTGGCGGAACGGCGGGAGCGGCGCTTTACTCCAACACGACCTCGCCTCTCGTCGCCTACCTCAAGTCGCTCGGTTTCAAGGTCGTTGTCGCAACGATCCTGCCGCGCACAGGCGGAAGCTGGGATGCGGCAGCCGAAGCGCGGCGGGTGGAGTACAACGACGCGGTGCGCGGAAACGCGGCAATGGCGGATGCGGTTCTCGATCTGACCGCGAACCCGACGATGGGGAACGGCAATGAGAGCGACACGACGCTCTATCCCGATGGCCTGCATCCTTCGTCGCTCGGTTATGCGTATCTCGCCGGGGCGCCGGGCGGGATCTATGCCGACCCGCAGACCTATTACGCCAAGCTGCGCGATATTCTGGGAACGACGAGCCTTGGAGCCGCCTATAGCCCCTGA
- a CDS encoding spike base protein, RCAP_Rcc01079 family translates to MDRFENFGDCVSDPARRAAPVIPSDAEPLAQIPKALFVGSGGDIRLRCTDDDAPVLFRNIPSGSILPVRAAHILSDGTSATDLVGLF, encoded by the coding sequence ATGGACCGATTCGAGAATTTTGGCGATTGCGTTTCCGATCCGGCGCGCCGCGCCGCCCCCGTCATCCCCTCCGATGCTGAGCCTCTCGCCCAGATTCCGAAGGCGCTGTTCGTCGGTTCGGGAGGCGATATCCGGTTGCGATGCACGGATGATGACGCGCCCGTCCTGTTCCGCAACATTCCCTCGGGGTCCATCCTGCCGGTCCGCGCCGCCCATATCCTGTCGGACGGGACGAGCGCCACCGATCTGGTCGGGCTGTTCTGA
- a CDS encoding cell wall hydrolase: MTRSVKIALLLSLLAALSAAALLTYSVREASKPIERPQRAAAARKALPALPTIGLPGAVAPEDELLEVTPQTAQEINKSRPFVAGEFPPASAFRSRLEGADRERAIACLATAGLYEAGGRSGDQSAVMQVVLNRVRHPAFPNTICGVVFQGSERSTGCQFSFTCDGSMRRRQPGAAAWRSAQGLAMAMLDDTVDERVGLATHFHTDWVVPYWSASLDKLTEVRTHLFFRWKGYWGTRPAFRRPPATKEPIVPALAGLFPAHQLVDSEAVEEALAEAADDGRDTDADATARSAGQGLTRTAQPPAAPPVVRQLAPTSGMAAGRWAIDALAVCRGQPVCRVVGWSDPSAVPATITRATLVDSPPDLVFVQISRDRTQQAYWNCSRWPRASTSRCLGSAEATAALVTE; encoded by the coding sequence TTGACCAGATCGGTTAAAATAGCGCTGCTGCTATCGCTGCTCGCCGCGCTGTCGGCGGCGGCGCTTCTCACCTATTCGGTTCGCGAAGCGTCGAAGCCCATCGAACGGCCCCAGCGCGCCGCAGCCGCGCGTAAGGCTTTGCCCGCCCTCCCCACCATCGGCCTGCCCGGCGCCGTCGCGCCGGAGGACGAATTGCTGGAGGTGACGCCGCAGACTGCGCAGGAAATCAACAAGAGCCGCCCCTTCGTCGCGGGCGAGTTCCCCCCAGCGTCCGCCTTTCGCTCCCGCCTCGAAGGGGCGGACCGGGAGCGGGCGATCGCCTGTCTGGCGACGGCCGGGCTCTATGAGGCGGGTGGTCGCAGCGGCGATCAGAGCGCGGTCATGCAGGTCGTCCTCAACCGGGTGCGGCACCCGGCCTTTCCCAACACGATCTGCGGCGTGGTCTTCCAAGGGTCGGAGCGCAGCACCGGGTGCCAGTTCTCCTTCACCTGCGACGGCTCGATGCGGCGCAGGCAGCCCGGCGCCGCCGCCTGGCGATCCGCGCAGGGGCTGGCCATGGCGATGCTCGACGATACGGTCGACGAACGAGTCGGCCTCGCGACCCATTTCCATACCGATTGGGTGGTTCCGTATTGGAGCGCGAGCCTCGACAAGCTGACCGAGGTGCGCACGCATTTGTTCTTTCGCTGGAAGGGCTATTGGGGCACGCGCCCGGCTTTCCGGCGACCGCCCGCCACGAAAGAACCGATCGTCCCCGCGCTGGCAGGCCTGTTTCCCGCACATCAGCTGGTCGATAGCGAGGCGGTGGAGGAGGCCCTGGCCGAAGCGGCGGATGACGGGCGCGACACCGACGCGGACGCAACCGCCCGATCGGCTGGCCAGGGTCTCACCCGCACCGCCCAGCCCCCAGCCGCCCCGCCGGTCGTCCGCCAGCTGGCCCCGACGAGCGGGATGGCCGCCGGTCGCTGGGCGATCGATGCGCTGGCCGTGTGCAGGGGCCAGCCGGTGTGCCGGGTCGTCGGGTGGAGCGACCCTTCGGCCGTTCCGGCGACGATAACCCGCGCGACGCTCGTGGACTCGCCGCCGGACCTCGTCTTCGTGCAGATCTCGCGCGACCGGACGCAGCAAGCCTATTGGAATTGTTCGCGCTGGCCCCGCGCCTCGACCAGCCGCTGCCTCGGCAGCGCGGAGGCGACCGCGGCCCTGGTGACTGAGTGA
- a CDS encoding metallophosphoesterase family protein, protein MGHTGGMVWHFRKDGRTASTAAGERVYAIGDIHGRHDLFQSLVRKIIAHWESGPREAEAVQLVLLGDIIDRGADSAACLNLANKLVTESGVRLLKGNHEDLLLNTIDGSAIAQDIWLDHGGLAFLESFGIAPPRPDEDSFDFGERLGGALPGHLVAMLRAAPLTFRSGDYLFVHAGVRPGIAIDRQDEQDLLFIREDFTRSDRDHGAMIVHGHSIVEEVEFHPNRIAIDTGAFASERLSCVCFDGTERETLHT, encoded by the coding sequence TTGGGCCATACTGGCGGGATGGTGTGGCATTTTCGCAAAGACGGCAGAACGGCCAGCACAGCTGCTGGGGAGCGCGTCTACGCTATCGGGGATATTCACGGACGTCACGATCTGTTTCAGAGCCTGGTAAGGAAAATCATCGCGCATTGGGAGAGCGGACCGCGCGAAGCCGAGGCGGTCCAGCTCGTCCTTCTCGGCGACATCATCGATCGCGGTGCCGACAGCGCGGCCTGCCTGAACTTGGCCAACAAGCTCGTGACCGAGTCCGGCGTGCGGCTTCTCAAGGGCAATCACGAGGATCTGCTGCTGAACACCATCGACGGCAGCGCCATCGCGCAGGATATCTGGCTCGACCATGGCGGCCTCGCCTTCCTCGAAAGCTTCGGGATCGCCCCGCCGCGCCCGGACGAGGACAGCTTCGATTTCGGCGAGCGGCTGGGCGGGGCTTTGCCGGGCCATCTGGTCGCCATGCTGCGCGCCGCGCCGCTGACCTTTCGCAGCGGGGACTATCTCTTCGTCCACGCCGGGGTGCGCCCCGGCATCGCCATCGACCGGCAGGACGAACAGGACCTCTTGTTCATCAGGGAGGATTTCACCCGGTCGGACCGCGACCATGGCGCGATGATCGTTCACGGCCACTCGATCGTGGAGGAGGTCGAGTTCCATCCCAACCGGATCGCCATCGACACCGGGGCCTTCGCGAGCGAGCGACTGTCCTGCGTCTGTTTCGACGGGACCGAGCGGGAAACGCTCCATACCTGA
- a CDS encoding glycosyltransferase family 2 protein: protein MSGDTSPTPPATGGPTGQPIDVSFAVACYNAGAYLEPAIRSALAQQDVTLEVLIVDDGSSDSSREVARRLAEEDSRVIALNTPRNSGPAGARNVALKAMRGRWYAILDADDLLLPDRSRKLLDLAAKRSADMVADNPTEFGEGISESPMFDLAPKEGDALLDLDRYFLDSRLFGPRPGPGYLKPMIRRDAMLRAGLSYNEELQIGEDDELVIRALIAGLRYAVADYSGYRYRKHASSISHRLSLDHLNRMIAAEETIATLLPDDVRTSPAYRGRRSALRRAAAFTRSIEALKRRAPLAAACEIARHPAALTLYSLPLKARLRRMLAAR, encoded by the coding sequence ATGTCAGGTGATACCTCGCCCACTCCGCCCGCGACCGGAGGCCCGACCGGCCAGCCGATCGACGTCAGCTTCGCCGTCGCCTGCTACAATGCGGGCGCCTATCTCGAACCGGCGATCCGCTCCGCCCTCGCGCAGCAGGACGTCACGCTCGAAGTGCTGATCGTCGATGACGGCAGCAGCGATAGCAGCCGCGAGGTCGCCCGGCGGCTGGCGGAGGAGGATTCGCGGGTGATCGCCCTCAATACGCCGCGCAATAGCGGCCCGGCAGGCGCCCGCAATGTCGCGCTGAAGGCCATGCGCGGGCGATGGTATGCGATCCTCGATGCGGACGATCTCCTCCTGCCCGATCGCAGCCGGAAATTGCTGGACCTCGCCGCGAAACGCTCGGCCGACATGGTGGCCGACAATCCGACCGAGTTCGGCGAGGGGATTTCGGAAAGCCCCATGTTCGACCTCGCCCCGAAAGAGGGCGACGCGCTGCTCGATCTCGACCGCTATTTCCTCGATTCCCGCCTGTTCGGCCCCAGGCCCGGTCCGGGATATCTGAAACCGATGATCCGGCGCGACGCGATGCTGCGCGCAGGTCTGTCCTACAACGAAGAACTCCAGATCGGCGAGGACGACGAGCTGGTGATCCGCGCCCTGATCGCCGGGCTTCGCTACGCCGTCGCCGATTATTCGGGCTACCGTTATCGCAAGCACGCCAGTTCGATTTCGCACCGGCTGTCGCTCGACCATCTCAACAGGATGATCGCCGCCGAAGAGACCATCGCCACCCTGCTCCCGGACGACGTGCGCACATCCCCCGCCTATCGCGGCCGCCGATCGGCCCTGCGCCGTGCTGCGGCATTCACCCGGTCGATCGAGGCGCTCAAGCGCAGGGCGCCCC